In Thioclava sp. GXIMD2076, one DNA window encodes the following:
- the tig gene encoding trigger factor, whose amino-acid sequence MQVTETLNEGLSRGYEITITGAELEEKVTAKLKEAQPEIELKGFRKGKVPMPMLKKQFGARIMGETMQESIDGAMNEHFEKSGDRPAMQPKVEMKDGENWKEGDDVVVTVSYEALPEIPEFDASDIKLERLVVTPADEAVTEALEGLAKNAQNFEKRRKGTKSKEGDQVVIDFEGFVDDVAFEGGKGEDYPLVLGSNSFIPGFEDQLVGAKEEEEVEVKVTFPEAYQAEHLAGKEALFKCTVKEVRGPKEAEIDDELAKKFGAEDLEALKAQIKERLGEEYKGASRQILKRGLLDALDGKVSFDLPPTLVDAEANQIAHQLYHEEHPDDHGHDHGAIEPTDEHKKLAERRVRLGLLLAEIGRKQEIEVTDAEMTQAVMMQARQYPGQERQFFEFIQQNPQMQQQLRAPIFEDKVVDFIVEKAEVTDKDVTKEELQKAIEALDEL is encoded by the coding sequence ATGCAGGTCACCGAGACCCTCAACGAAGGCCTCAGCCGCGGCTACGAAATCACCATCACCGGCGCCGAGCTCGAAGAGAAAGTCACGGCCAAGCTCAAGGAAGCCCAGCCCGAGATCGAGCTGAAAGGCTTCCGCAAGGGCAAGGTCCCGATGCCGATGCTGAAAAAGCAGTTCGGTGCGCGTATCATGGGCGAGACCATGCAGGAATCGATCGACGGCGCGATGAACGAGCATTTCGAGAAATCGGGTGACCGTCCGGCGATGCAGCCGAAAGTCGAGATGAAAGACGGCGAGAACTGGAAAGAGGGCGACGACGTTGTGGTCACCGTTTCCTATGAAGCGCTGCCCGAGATCCCCGAGTTCGACGCCTCCGACATCAAACTCGAGCGCCTCGTTGTGACCCCCGCCGACGAAGCCGTGACCGAAGCGCTCGAAGGTCTGGCCAAGAACGCACAGAACTTCGAAAAGCGCCGCAAGGGCACCAAGTCGAAAGAAGGCGATCAGGTTGTGATCGACTTCGAGGGCTTCGTGGATGACGTGGCCTTCGAAGGCGGCAAAGGCGAGGACTATCCGCTGGTGCTCGGCTCCAACTCCTTCATCCCGGGCTTCGAAGACCAACTGGTCGGCGCCAAGGAAGAGGAAGAAGTCGAAGTCAAAGTGACCTTCCCCGAGGCCTATCAGGCCGAGCATCTGGCAGGCAAAGAAGCCCTGTTCAAATGCACCGTCAAAGAAGTCCGCGGCCCGAAAGAAGCCGAGATCGATGACGAGCTGGCGAAGAAATTCGGCGCAGAAGACCTCGAAGCTCTGAAAGCACAGATCAAAGAGCGTCTGGGCGAAGAGTATAAGGGTGCCTCGCGCCAGATCCTGAAGCGTGGCCTTCTGGATGCGCTCGACGGGAAAGTGTCGTTCGACCTGCCGCCGACGCTGGTTGACGCGGAAGCCAACCAGATCGCACACCAGCTCTACCACGAAGAGCATCCCGATGATCACGGCCATGACCATGGCGCGATCGAACCGACCGACGAGCACAAGAAGCTCGCCGAGCGCCGCGTGCGTCTGGGCCTCCTGCTCGCCGAAATCGGCCGCAAGCAAGAGATCGAAGTGACCGATGCGGAAATGACCCAAGCGGTCATGATGCAAGCGCGTCAGTATCCGGGTCAGGAACGTCAGTTCTTCGAGTTCATCCAGCAGAACCCGCAGATGCAACAGCAGCTGCGCGCGCCGATCTTCGAAGACAAGGTTGTCGACTTCATCGTTGAGAAAGCGGAAGTCACCGACAAGGACGTCACCAAGGAAGAACTGCAAAAAGCAATCGAAGCTCTGGACGAACTCTGA
- a CDS encoding YihY/virulence factor BrkB family protein, with translation MTDHRPKRVLAQLLVGALALRQVLAKVSPPKEAPPMPETQDRAPLLEAPLLEGRVAQAPPEPASRYDNPEDRAVGRQATGPFSMGLRAWSAVLMRTKAQITEDRVLAVAAGVTFYSILALFPALTALVSIFGFFADRNEVLSMLDEVARFVPPEALSLIRSQLEGLIGTDQTALGWTSVIGIGLALWTANGGMKALIEALNVAYNQRESRNFLWMNLVGLGMTIGAIIFVCVLILAAAVLPAVLAFLPHIPGWGLLVLVIRWPIMAGVLVLALSMLYRMAPNRTSPRFIWVLPGALVGSILLLLSSWGFSFYTSNFGNYSATYGSIGAVVVLMMWIWIATIAVMLGAELNSEAERQTARDSTVGPARDLGNRQAQAADSLAETRP, from the coding sequence ATGACTGACCATCGCCCCAAACGTGTCCTCGCGCAGCTCCTCGTGGGCGCCCTTGCGTTACGGCAGGTCCTTGCCAAGGTCAGCCCCCCCAAGGAGGCCCCCCCTATGCCCGAAACACAAGACCGCGCCCCGCTTCTCGAGGCCCCGCTGCTCGAGGGGCGTGTGGCGCAAGCCCCGCCCGAGCCCGCGTCCCGTTATGACAACCCCGAGGATCGTGCCGTAGGGCGACAGGCCACGGGGCCGTTCTCGATGGGGCTGCGCGCATGGAGCGCCGTTCTGATGCGCACCAAGGCGCAGATTACCGAGGACCGTGTTCTGGCTGTTGCCGCCGGCGTGACCTTCTACTCGATCCTTGCGCTCTTCCCCGCGCTGACCGCGCTGGTATCGATCTTCGGCTTCTTCGCCGATCGCAACGAGGTCCTCTCGATGCTCGACGAGGTGGCACGCTTCGTCCCCCCCGAGGCGCTTTCGCTGATCCGTTCTCAGCTCGAGGGCCTTATCGGCACAGACCAGACGGCGCTTGGCTGGACTTCGGTGATCGGGATCGGGCTGGCGCTCTGGACCGCCAATGGCGGAATGAAGGCGCTGATCGAGGCGCTCAATGTCGCCTATAACCAGCGTGAGAGCCGCAATTTCCTCTGGATGAATCTCGTTGGGCTCGGCATGACGATCGGCGCGATCATCTTTGTCTGTGTGCTGATCCTTGCCGCCGCCGTTCTGCCCGCCGTTCTGGCCTTCCTGCCGCATATTCCGGGCTGGGGGCTCTTGGTGCTTGTTATCCGCTGGCCGATCATGGCGGGGGTGCTGGTGCTGGCGCTCTCTATGCTCTATCGCATGGCGCCCAACCGCACATCGCCGCGTTTTATCTGGGTGCTGCCCGGCGCTCTTGTGGGCTCGATCCTGCTTCTGCTCTCCAGCTGGGGCTTTTCGTTCTATACCTCGAATTTCGGCAATTACTCGGCCACCTATGGCTCGATCGGGGCCGTTGTCGTGCTGATGATGTGGATCTGGATCGCCACGATTGCGGTGATGCTGGGGGCCGAGCTGAATTCCGAGGCCGAGCGCCAGACCGCGCGCGACAGCACCGTCGGGCCCGCGCGCGATCTGGGCAACCGTCAGGCGCAGGCCGCCGACAGTCTCGCCGAGACCCGCCCCTGA
- a CDS encoding Hint domain-containing protein, with amino-acid sequence MVSAVAGIAQGAQIRTLEGDLPIEYLGPGDRIVTRSGMRVLRAVSVQQADRDVLCVTAGSIGHGRPQGPLYVGARTRLRVSGWRAEALYGAAEAEIEAARLCDGTLVQAVSGRSIYLYMLHFDAPETVFAEGVEVAAATVDQPAERA; translated from the coding sequence ATGGTTTCTGCGGTGGCGGGAATCGCGCAAGGGGCCCAGATCCGGACCCTCGAGGGGGATCTGCCGATTGAATATCTTGGTCCTGGCGACAGGATCGTGACCCGCTCGGGGATGCGCGTGCTGCGCGCGGTCTCGGTCCAGCAGGCCGATCGCGATGTGTTGTGCGTGACTGCAGGTTCGATAGGGCACGGGCGTCCGCAGGGCCCGCTCTATGTTGGCGCGCGCACCCGTCTGCGGGTGAGTGGCTGGCGCGCCGAGGCCCTTTACGGCGCAGCCGAGGCCGAGATCGAAGCGGCGCGCCTGTGCGATGGCACGCTGGTGCAGGCCGTATCGGGGCGGTCTATCTATCTTTATATGTTGCATTTCGACGCGCCCGAGACGGTTTTTGCGGAAGGCGTCGAGGTTGCGGCTGCAACCGTGGACCAGCCTGCCGAGCGCGCCTGA
- the glnA gene encoding type I glutamate--ammonia ligase translates to MSSVKDALKLMKDEEVEYVDVRFTDPRGKLQHVTLVADLVDEDFFEEGFMFDGSSIAGWKSIDKSDMKLIPDASSVYIDPFYAEKTLCVHCAVVEPDTNEAYERCPRQVAAKAEAYLKSSGIGDAAFFGPEAEFFLFDDVRYSVTPAKVSFQIDAEAAAWNTDTPSEMGNLGHRAGHKGGYFPVNPVDEAQDLRGEMLSTMKRMGIKVDKHHHEVATCQHELGMIFGQLTEQADNIQKYKYVIHNVAHAYGKSATFMPKPMKGDNGSGMHVNMSIWKDGKPLFAGDKYADLSQEALYFIGGILKHAKALNALTNPSTNSYKRLIPGFEAPVLRAYSASNRSGCVRIPWTNSPKAKRVEARFPDPSANPYLCFAALMMAGLDGIKNKIDPGPASDKDLYDLPAEELAAIPTVCGSLREALESLEADMDFLTAGDVFTKDMLEGYIALKWEEVYAYEHTPHPIEYQMYYSC, encoded by the coding sequence ATGAGCTCTGTTAAGGACGCCCTCAAGCTGATGAAGGACGAAGAAGTCGAATACGTTGATGTTCGCTTCACCGATCCGCGCGGTAAACTTCAGCACGTGACTCTGGTCGCTGATCTGGTTGACGAAGACTTCTTCGAAGAAGGCTTCATGTTCGACGGTTCTTCGATCGCCGGTTGGAAGTCGATCGACAAGTCGGATATGAAACTGATCCCCGACGCGTCTTCGGTCTATATCGACCCCTTCTACGCCGAGAAAACCCTCTGCGTGCACTGCGCGGTTGTCGAGCCCGACACCAACGAAGCCTATGAGCGTTGCCCGCGTCAGGTTGCGGCCAAAGCAGAAGCCTATCTGAAATCCTCGGGTATCGGCGATGCGGCCTTCTTCGGCCCCGAAGCCGAATTCTTCCTCTTTGACGACGTGCGCTACTCGGTCACGCCGGCAAAAGTGTCCTTCCAGATCGACGCGGAAGCGGCGGCATGGAACACCGACACCCCGTCGGAAATGGGCAACCTCGGTCACCGCGCCGGCCACAAGGGCGGCTACTTCCCGGTGAACCCTGTCGACGAAGCCCAAGACCTGCGTGGCGAGATGCTCTCGACCATGAAGCGTATGGGCATCAAGGTCGACAAGCACCACCACGAAGTGGCGACCTGCCAGCACGAACTGGGCATGATCTTCGGCCAGCTCACCGAGCAAGCCGATAACATCCAGAAATACAAATACGTCATCCACAACGTGGCGCACGCCTATGGCAAATCGGCAACCTTCATGCCGAAGCCGATGAAAGGCGATAACGGCTCGGGTATGCACGTCAACATGTCGATCTGGAAAGACGGCAAGCCGCTCTTCGCTGGCGACAAATACGCAGACCTGTCGCAAGAGGCCCTCTACTTCATTGGTGGTATCCTCAAGCACGCGAAAGCTCTGAACGCGCTGACCAACCCGTCGACCAACTCCTACAAGCGTCTGATCCCGGGCTTCGAGGCTCCGGTTCTGCGTGCGTATTCGGCAAGCAACCGTTCGGGCTGCGTCCGTATTCCGTGGACCAACTCGCCGAAAGCCAAGCGCGTCGAAGCCCGCTTCCCCGATCCGTCGGCAAACCCCTATCTGTGCTTCGCAGCACTGATGATGGCCGGCCTCGACGGCATCAAGAACAAGATCGATCCGGGCCCGGCATCGGACAAGGATCTCTATGATCTTCCGGCCGAAGAACTCGCAGCAATCCCGACCGTTTGCGGCTCGCTGCGTGAAGCTCTGGAATCGCTCGAAGCCGATATGGACTTCCTGACCGCAGGTGACGTGTTCACCAAGGACATGCTGGAAGGCTACATCGCGCTCAAGTGGGAAGAAGTCTACGCCTACGAGCACACCCCGCACCCGATCGAATACCAGATGTATTACAGCTGCTAA
- a CDS encoding heparan-alpha-glucosaminide N-acetyltransferase, with product MPNSSRLIWPDLLRSLSLLAMASFHFGYDLEALGFNPPLPLWWPDYARVIAATFLILVGVSLWLAHGRGRRWRGFWTREAAIVAGAIAVTVVTYIAMPGFYVYFGILHSIAVCSLLAMACLRLPAIVTILLGLLALAMPYLFAMPQMNAPWLWWIGLSTRWGAAMDFVPVFPWLGWVLVGLGSAKLADATGVLRRDLPHTGALQRMTFIGRHSLAFYLIHQPVIYGSLALIAWMR from the coding sequence ATGCCCAATTCTTCCCGCCTGATCTGGCCCGACCTGCTGCGCAGCCTGTCGCTTCTGGCGATGGCCAGCTTCCATTTCGGCTATGACCTCGAGGCCTTGGGCTTCAACCCGCCCCTGCCCCTGTGGTGGCCCGATTATGCCCGCGTGATTGCGGCAACCTTCCTGATACTGGTCGGGGTCAGCCTCTGGCTCGCCCATGGGCGCGGGCGCCGGTGGCGGGGCTTCTGGACACGCGAGGCAGCGATTGTGGCAGGCGCCATCGCGGTCACCGTGGTCACCTATATCGCGATGCCGGGCTTCTATGTCTATTTCGGTATCCTGCATTCCATCGCGGTCTGCTCGCTTCTGGCGATGGCCTGCCTCAGGCTGCCTGCGATAGTAACAATCCTGCTGGGGCTTCTCGCGCTGGCCATGCCCTATCTCTTTGCCATGCCGCAAATGAACGCCCCGTGGCTATGGTGGATCGGCCTTTCGACGCGCTGGGGGGCGGCGATGGATTTCGTGCCGGTCTTTCCGTGGCTGGGCTGGGTCCTCGTGGGGCTGGGTAGCGCAAAGCTCGCCGATGCGACAGGCGTGTTACGGCGTGACCTGCCCCATACTGGCGCCCTGCAGCGGATGACCTTTATCGGCCGTCACAGCCTCGCCTTCTACCTGATCCACCAGCCGGTGATCTATGGCAGCCTCGCGCTGATCGCGTGGATGCGTTAA
- a CDS encoding P-II family nitrogen regulator, whose protein sequence is MKKIEAIIKPFKLDEVKEALQEAGIQGLSVIEVKGFGRQKGHTELYRGAEYVVDFLPKVKIEMVISDDMVEAAVDAITSAARTEKIGDGKIFISPVEEAIRIRTGETGDDAI, encoded by the coding sequence ATGAAAAAGATCGAAGCGATCATCAAACCGTTCAAACTGGATGAAGTGAAAGAAGCTCTCCAAGAGGCTGGTATCCAAGGCCTGTCTGTCATCGAAGTCAAAGGCTTCGGTCGCCAGAAGGGGCATACCGAGCTCTATCGTGGAGCCGAGTATGTTGTAGATTTCCTTCCCAAGGTGAAAATCGAGATGGTGATTTCGGACGACATGGTGGAAGCCGCTGTCGACGCGATCACATCTGCTGCGCGCACCGAGAAAATCGGTGACGGCAAGATATTCATCTCGCCTGTCGAGGAAGCGATCCGCATCCGGACCGGCGAAACCGGCGACGACGCGATCTGA
- the rplI gene encoding 50S ribosomal protein L9 yields the protein MEVILLERVAKLGQMGDVVTVKPGYGRNYLLPQGKALRASEANIKSFEAQKAQLEARNLETKKEAEALSAKLDGQQFVVIRSASDGGNLYGSVTTRDIATVATEEGFSVDRKQVIIRLPIKVLGLHEVEVHLHPEVHAVISINVARSAEEAELQASGKSIQELAAEEEAAADFEISNLFDDLGAAGRDDEDEAPAAEAEEK from the coding sequence ATGGAAGTTATCCTTCTCGAGCGCGTCGCAAAGCTGGGCCAAATGGGTGACGTTGTCACCGTGAAGCCGGGCTACGGCCGCAACTACCTCCTGCCGCAAGGCAAGGCGCTGCGCGCTTCCGAAGCGAACATCAAGTCCTTCGAAGCCCAGAAAGCCCAACTGGAAGCCCGCAACCTCGAGACCAAGAAAGAGGCGGAAGCCCTTTCGGCCAAGCTCGACGGTCAGCAGTTTGTCGTGATTCGTTCGGCTTCGGACGGCGGCAACCTCTACGGTTCGGTCACCACCCGTGACATCGCGACCGTTGCAACCGAAGAAGGCTTCTCGGTCGACCGCAAGCAGGTCATCATCCGTCTGCCGATCAAGGTTCTTGGTCTGCACGAGGTTGAAGTCCATCTGCACCCCGAAGTGCATGCAGTGATCTCGATCAACGTTGCACGTTCGGCTGAAGAAGCAGAACTGCAAGCCTCGGGCAAATCGATCCAGGAACTGGCAGCGGAAGAAGAAGCCGCCGCAGATTTCGAAATCTCGAACCTGTTCGACGATCTCGGTGCTGCTGGCCGCGACGACGAAGACGAAGCACCTGCTGCAGAAGCAGAAGAGAAGTAA
- a CDS encoding NAD(P)H-hydrate dehydratase, with the protein MALAGAGVVAAMVKYWPQLIELEESADPPSAVILCGPGNNGGDGYVVAQHLALRGWEVEILRDPSKLPQGAAGTAMRSLPDTVTVQDFAMAATGHRPDILVDALFGIGCTRPLSPEHLALFTQTAARPPRRGLARWRHVMKLVAVDCPSGLDLDRGVFLAPDPVSPKDTDAFEQWSAAESHRQIAADLCVTFHQPKPGHVMSAIAGRRLEVVDIGLPDGPSQDAASLIDRPKTAGALRLVDPVRGNRTNTFRRWYQSITRLDQAAHKYQRGHAMVLSGGLAQGGAARMAARAALRIGAGAVTIAAPQSAIPETAAQINALMLRALPDSYTLRGWMADERLRALCLGPGLGHKRAQEMVPAVLWGKRATVLDADALSCFSEDPSVLFNHLHPNCILTPHEGEFRTLFPDLAAGLGQGKDRIEITRRAAERAGAVVLLKGAVTVIARPDGCASVHPAIRERAVPWLATAGAGDVLAGMITGLLATQPPEAVDLLGAAELAVWMHVEAARQFGPGLIAEDLPDELPALMRSLFL; encoded by the coding sequence ATGGCGCTCGCAGGCGCCGGTGTCGTGGCAGCGATGGTGAAATATTGGCCGCAGCTGATCGAGCTGGAAGAGAGTGCCGATCCTCCATCTGCGGTTATTCTCTGTGGTCCGGGAAATAATGGCGGGGATGGCTATGTTGTCGCCCAGCATCTGGCCCTGCGCGGCTGGGAGGTCGAGATCCTGCGCGATCCGAGCAAGCTGCCGCAAGGTGCCGCCGGAACGGCCATGCGCTCCCTGCCCGACACGGTCACGGTGCAGGATTTCGCGATGGCCGCGACCGGCCACCGGCCCGATATACTGGTTGATGCGCTTTTCGGCATCGGCTGCACACGCCCGCTCTCGCCCGAGCATCTGGCCCTGTTCACCCAAACAGCGGCCCGCCCGCCCCGTCGCGGCCTCGCCCGCTGGCGCCATGTCATGAAACTTGTCGCGGTCGATTGCCCCTCGGGGCTCGATCTCGATCGTGGGGTTTTCCTCGCCCCCGATCCCGTATCCCCCAAGGATACCGATGCGTTCGAGCAATGGAGCGCCGCCGAGTCGCACCGCCAGATCGCCGCTGATCTTTGCGTCACCTTCCACCAGCCAAAGCCCGGCCATGTCATGTCCGCGATTGCGGGTCGCAGGCTGGAGGTGGTTGATATAGGGCTGCCCGACGGGCCCAGTCAGGATGCGGCCTCCCTCATCGACCGGCCCAAAACGGCGGGCGCACTCCGGCTCGTGGATCCTGTGCGCGGCAATCGTACCAACACGTTCCGTCGATGGTATCAGAGCATCACCCGCCTCGATCAGGCCGCCCATAAATACCAGCGCGGCCATGCGATGGTTCTCTCGGGCGGGCTGGCTCAGGGCGGAGCGGCACGGATGGCGGCACGGGCAGCATTGCGTATCGGCGCTGGCGCGGTGACCATTGCCGCGCCGCAATCCGCCATTCCGGAAACCGCAGCCCAGATCAATGCACTGATGCTGCGCGCCCTGCCCGACAGCTATACGCTGCGCGGCTGGATGGCCGACGAGCGGCTGCGCGCGCTCTGCCTGGGCCCCGGGCTCGGACATAAACGCGCGCAGGAAATGGTGCCCGCCGTCCTTTGGGGCAAACGTGCCACGGTTCTTGATGCCGATGCCCTGTCCTGCTTCTCCGAGGATCCATCCGTCCTCTTCAACCACCTGCATCCGAACTGCATCCTGACCCCGCATGAAGGAGAGTTCCGCACGCTGTTCCCCGATCTTGCCGCAGGGCTCGGTCAGGGCAAGGACCGGATCGAGATCACCCGACGGGCGGCCGAACGCGCAGGCGCGGTGGTTCTCCTCAAGGGCGCTGTGACGGTCATCGCGCGTCCTGATGGCTGTGCTTCTGTCCATCCCGCCATCCGCGAACGCGCGGTGCCATGGCTTGCAACGGCGGGCGCGGGCGATGTGCTTGCGGGGATGATCACCGGCCTTCTGGCGACCCAACCGCCCGAAGCGGTCGATCTTCTGGGCGCGGCGGAGCTGGCGGTCTGGATGCATGTCGAGGCGGCGCGGCAGTTCGGACCGGGGTTGATTGCCGAGGATCTGCCTGACGAGTTGCCCGCCCTCATGCGCTCGCTTTTTCTGTGA